One window from the genome of Cryobacterium sp. GrIS_2_6 encodes:
- the istB gene encoding IS21-like element helper ATPase IstB encodes MTLVTVQDIIETGRQSSLTGTVLAEWAEKGTPKQREYLHGMLLAERESRQESRRQRLLSAARLPALKSLTGFDYTNVKFPEDYGREALTSLEFINQAEDLVLYGDVGTGKTHLASALVAAACRQGIPARFFTTSSLVMQLRRAKDEGRLDRELASIARNRLVVIDELGYLPIDTDGARLLFQVIADGYEKRSLIITTNLEFSRWGTVFGDDNMAAAVIDRIVHHGRLLQFRGESYRVKHALMK; translated from the coding sequence ATGACCCTCGTCACAGTCCAGGACATCATCGAGACCGGCCGACAGTCTTCCTTGACTGGCACGGTGCTGGCCGAATGGGCAGAGAAGGGCACCCCGAAACAACGCGAGTACCTGCACGGGATGCTTCTGGCCGAGCGCGAATCCCGACAGGAATCACGCCGCCAACGGCTGCTGAGCGCCGCCCGACTGCCGGCGCTGAAGTCCTTGACGGGGTTTGACTACACCAACGTCAAATTCCCCGAGGACTACGGCCGGGAAGCGCTGACGTCGCTGGAGTTCATCAACCAGGCCGAGGACCTCGTCCTCTATGGCGACGTCGGAACCGGCAAAACCCACCTTGCCTCTGCGTTGGTCGCGGCCGCCTGCCGCCAAGGTATTCCGGCCCGCTTCTTCACGACGTCGTCGTTGGTCATGCAGCTGCGCCGCGCCAAGGATGAAGGGCGTCTCGATCGGGAACTTGCCTCGATCGCGAGAAACCGGCTCGTCGTCATTGACGAACTGGGGTATTTGCCGATCGATACCGACGGCGCCCGGCTCTTGTTCCAGGTCATCGCCGACGGTTATGAAAAACGAAGCCTGATCATCACGACAAACCTTGAGTTCTCCCGCTGGGGAACCGTGTTCGGCGACGACAACATGGCCGCCGCCGTCATCGACCGCATCGTCCACCACGGCCGGCTCCTGCAGTTCCGCGGCGAGTCCTACCGAGTCAAACACGCCCTCATGAAATGA
- a CDS encoding nitrate reductase has product MTDRIADIWGERTPFGRGEHWPVRVDQKFADGVLETDIDRWVQSACVLCSNGCACDIAVKDEQMVGIRGRAVDRVNHGRLGPKGLFGSIAGMSSRERLTRPMIRIDGRLVETDWDTAMSLIVERSKSLLAEKGPLSHGFYTSGQLFLEEYYALAVIGKAGIGTPHMDGNTRLCTATAAAAMKESFGSDGQPGSYLDIDDCDAVFLYGHNMAETQTVLWARILDRIAGPDRPFIVCVDPRETEVAKVADVHLPVRPGTNQALMNGLIRELFVRGWVDEAWVQEHTVGVDELRSVVDPWTPEKVAETCGVDADDVRKAARIFGESERVLSTVLQGFYQSAQATAASCQVNNMHLLRGMIGKPGAGILQMNGQPTAQNNRECGADGDLPAFRNWENPEHVQQLATLWGVDVDVIPHWAPPTHAMQIFRYVEQGSIEFLWVSATNPAVSMPQLERIRRILDQDSVFLVVQDLFLTETAQYADVVLPAAGWGEKTGTFTNVNRTVHLSNKAIAPPGEARSDLDIFLDYAARMGFVTNDGSPLLEWSSPEDAYRAWQECTRGRPCDYTGISYDRLRGGSGIPWPCNTENPGGVTRLYTDGVFPTEPDYCESFGHDLLTGATVGEQAFRALETHGKAVIKSAQYAPPHEEPDDDYPLRYTTGRTAYQFHTRTKTARSRQLNRAASTPWVEISRLDADALGLAEGDIVRVTSPRGEIVVPVRVGDVREGTVFAPFHYGYFDASTEVSNGHTSAANELTVTEWDPVSKQPLFKNAAVRVEKVADAVGPSDAPTTTASRPAVPGTVRPTVGGPDAEASGVVDRGAWTADRAEAQS; this is encoded by the coding sequence ATGACGGACAGAATTGCTGACATTTGGGGCGAACGGACTCCGTTCGGGCGGGGCGAGCATTGGCCTGTCCGGGTGGATCAGAAATTCGCTGATGGAGTGCTCGAGACAGATATCGACCGGTGGGTGCAGTCCGCCTGCGTGCTCTGCAGCAACGGGTGCGCATGCGACATCGCGGTGAAAGATGAGCAGATGGTCGGGATCCGGGGACGAGCCGTCGACCGGGTGAACCATGGCCGATTGGGCCCAAAGGGCCTTTTCGGCAGTATCGCCGGGATGAGCAGCCGCGAACGTCTCACTCGCCCCATGATTCGTATCGATGGTCGGCTGGTCGAGACAGACTGGGACACCGCAATGTCCCTCATCGTGGAGCGCAGCAAGAGCCTGCTGGCGGAGAAGGGTCCGCTCAGTCACGGGTTTTATACCAGTGGCCAGCTTTTTCTCGAGGAATATTATGCCTTGGCCGTGATCGGGAAGGCGGGGATTGGGACGCCGCACATGGACGGTAATACTCGCCTGTGTACGGCGACGGCGGCGGCCGCGATGAAGGAAAGCTTCGGGTCCGACGGGCAGCCGGGCAGCTATCTCGACATCGACGACTGTGATGCGGTGTTTTTGTACGGTCACAATATGGCCGAGACGCAAACTGTGTTGTGGGCCCGGATTCTTGACCGGATCGCTGGCCCGGATCGGCCGTTCATCGTCTGCGTCGACCCGCGCGAGACCGAGGTCGCCAAAGTCGCGGATGTGCACTTGCCGGTGCGCCCTGGCACGAATCAGGCACTTATGAACGGACTCATCCGGGAACTGTTTGTGCGCGGGTGGGTGGACGAGGCGTGGGTGCAGGAACACACGGTGGGGGTCGACGAGCTCCGTTCGGTCGTAGACCCGTGGACGCCGGAGAAGGTGGCCGAGACGTGTGGGGTTGACGCGGATGACGTCCGGAAAGCGGCACGGATCTTCGGGGAATCGGAGCGAGTTCTCTCCACGGTGTTGCAAGGGTTTTACCAGTCCGCTCAGGCGACGGCGGCGTCGTGCCAGGTCAACAACATGCACCTGCTACGCGGCATGATCGGAAAACCTGGCGCCGGGATCCTGCAGATGAACGGTCAGCCTACTGCGCAGAACAATCGGGAGTGCGGAGCGGACGGTGACCTGCCCGCCTTCCGCAACTGGGAGAACCCGGAGCACGTGCAGCAACTGGCCACTCTGTGGGGTGTCGACGTTGACGTGATCCCACACTGGGCACCGCCAACCCATGCGATGCAGATCTTCCGCTACGTCGAGCAGGGCAGTATCGAATTTTTGTGGGTGTCGGCGACGAACCCTGCGGTGTCGATGCCGCAACTGGAACGGATCCGCCGGATTCTCGACCAGGACAGCGTATTTCTCGTCGTTCAAGACTTGTTTCTCACCGAGACTGCCCAGTACGCCGACGTGGTGTTGCCGGCAGCGGGCTGGGGGGAGAAGACAGGAACATTCACGAACGTGAATCGCACTGTGCACCTGTCGAATAAGGCGATTGCGCCGCCTGGTGAAGCGCGCTCTGACCTTGACATTTTCCTCGACTACGCCGCCAGGATGGGCTTCGTGACGAACGACGGATCGCCTCTTCTCGAGTGGAGCAGCCCGGAGGACGCCTACCGGGCGTGGCAGGAATGTACCCGCGGGCGGCCGTGCGACTACACCGGCATCAGCTACGACAGACTCCGCGGTGGAAGCGGGATCCCGTGGCCGTGCAACACGGAGAATCCTGGCGGGGTAACCCGGCTGTACACCGACGGAGTCTTCCCGACCGAACCCGACTATTGCGAGAGCTTCGGACACGACCTTCTCACCGGGGCAACCGTGGGTGAGCAGGCATTCCGCGCTCTGGAAACACACGGCAAAGCGGTGATCAAGTCTGCACAGTACGCGCCCCCGCACGAGGAGCCCGATGACGACTATCCGCTCCGCTACACGACCGGACGAACCGCCTACCAATTCCATACGCGAACGAAAACGGCCAGGTCACGGCAGCTGAATCGGGCAGCGTCAACCCCCTGGGTGGAGATTTCCCGACTGGACGCGGATGCGCTTGGCCTTGCCGAGGGCGACATCGTGCGAGTGACGTCCCCGCGGGGCGAAATCGTTGTTCCCGTCCGGGTGGGGGATGTGCGTGAGGGAACCGTCTTCGCCCCCTTCCACTATGGCTACTTCGACGCGTCAACCGAAGTCTCGAACGGTCATACTTCAGCGGCGAATGAGCTCACTGTGACCGAGTGGGATCCGGTATCCAAGCAGCCTCTGTTCAAAAACGCGGCAGTTCGCGTCGAAAAGGTCGCCGATGCTGTTGGCCCGTCCGACGCGCCAACGACGACGGCTTCCCGGCCCGCCGTCCCAGGGACTGTCCGCCCAACCGTCGGGGGGCCGGACGCGGAAGCGTCCGGTGTCGTCGACCGAGGTGCGTGGACGGCCGACCGTGCGGAGGCGCAGTCATGA
- a CDS encoding alpha/beta fold hydrolase, with the protein MSSNSARAPARPVAFCLHALGASSAEFAHLRDALGGDIEVVAIDLPGFGDTAWVDGASVEETVEFVICRIRAYGAARWMLVGHSMGGKIASIVAARTLSGRAPLFGLAGVVLLAASPVTSEPMAEDRRESMIGWALESHLASDGHLSDESAREFVDSNIAEPLAGMDMASAVSGVRRTDPLAWRAWLERGSREDWSSEVGDLAVPALIVSGAQDGELGDPAQRRLNGATYPAAKFMTIEHAAHLLPIERPREVAAAILTFWHDHAGTSPGVPPSTGRVIASERTSERTRGILSRRAVADDPGYQPSVLSSEQLATLRDIAERLVPQGDDAIDLAARVDQQLGRGGGDGWRNAALPADVDAYRLGLDAMVGFGVHAPERQAEIIAQLIDGSFVAGGSTLSSKQLQLWFEDARVDLARQWMAHPATFSRVKYDGFGNGGDGVRKQGFTLLEAGRREAWEPSGGGTE; encoded by the coding sequence ATGTCAAGCAACAGCGCCCGGGCACCCGCGCGGCCGGTGGCGTTCTGCCTTCATGCCCTGGGCGCGAGTTCTGCCGAGTTCGCTCACCTTCGGGATGCCTTGGGTGGTGACATCGAGGTCGTCGCCATCGATCTGCCCGGGTTCGGTGACACGGCGTGGGTCGACGGGGCCTCGGTTGAGGAGACGGTCGAGTTCGTCATTTGTCGGATCCGTGCGTATGGTGCTGCGCGATGGATGCTCGTCGGCCACAGCATGGGCGGAAAAATCGCCTCGATCGTCGCCGCGCGGACTTTGTCTGGTCGGGCGCCCCTTTTCGGCCTCGCTGGCGTCGTGTTGCTGGCCGCATCTCCCGTGACGTCCGAGCCGATGGCAGAGGACCGCCGCGAGTCGATGATTGGCTGGGCTCTAGAAAGCCACTTGGCTTCAGACGGCCACTTGAGCGACGAATCGGCGCGCGAGTTCGTCGACTCCAACATCGCCGAGCCACTCGCCGGGATGGACATGGCGAGTGCGGTGTCTGGCGTGCGGCGCACGGACCCGCTGGCCTGGCGCGCCTGGCTGGAGAGGGGCAGTCGCGAAGACTGGTCTTCAGAAGTCGGGGACCTGGCTGTGCCAGCTCTCATCGTCTCTGGCGCCCAGGATGGGGAGTTGGGGGACCCCGCGCAGCGCCGCCTCAACGGGGCGACCTACCCGGCGGCGAAGTTCATGACGATCGAGCATGCCGCCCATCTTCTGCCGATCGAGCGTCCTCGGGAAGTCGCCGCCGCGATCCTGACCTTCTGGCATGACCATGCAGGGACGTCTCCGGGGGTTCCCCCGAGCACCGGCCGGGTCATCGCGTCGGAACGGACGAGCGAGCGAACCCGCGGCATCTTGTCCCGGCGGGCGGTGGCGGATGACCCTGGTTACCAACCCTCCGTCTTATCGAGCGAGCAACTAGCGACACTGCGCGACATCGCCGAGCGACTTGTCCCGCAGGGCGATGACGCGATCGACCTCGCCGCACGTGTCGACCAGCAGCTCGGTCGCGGAGGCGGCGATGGTTGGCGGAACGCGGCGTTGCCCGCCGACGTGGACGCCTATCGCCTCGGCCTCGACGCGATGGTCGGATTCGGCGTTCACGCCCCGGAGCGACAGGCCGAGATAATCGCGCAGCTGATCGACGGCAGCTTCGTCGCCGGGGGCTCAACGCTGAGCTCGAAGCAGCTGCAGCTCTGGTTCGAAGACGCCCGCGTGGATCTGGCTCGTCAGTGGATGGCGCACCCGGCGACCTTCTCACGCGTCAAGTACGACGGCTTCGGCAACGGCGGCGACGGCGTCCGCAAGCAGGGGTTCACCCTTCTCGAAGCCGGCCGCCGAGAAGCCTGGGAACCGAGCGGCGGCGGCACGGAATGA
- a CDS encoding GNAT family protein: protein MSFSVELSDDVTLRLLTERDIGPVLDAYKRNREHLAPWEPARAESFFTTVDQTRILTGQLKELEAGAGYPLVFVNGSTVIGRMTLSGIVRGPFQSASIGYWVDKDHTGQGLASAALRNLVKHCHEDLGLHRIEAGTLLHNFGSQKVLRKVGFEPIGIAEKYLKIAGTWQDHLLFQRILSQ from the coding sequence ATGTCCTTTTCCGTTGAGCTTTCCGATGATGTCACTCTTCGACTGCTGACCGAGCGAGACATTGGACCAGTTCTCGATGCGTATAAACGAAACCGCGAACATCTTGCTCCATGGGAGCCGGCACGTGCGGAGTCTTTCTTCACCACGGTCGATCAAACTCGGATCTTGACGGGCCAGCTTAAAGAGTTGGAAGCCGGAGCCGGCTATCCGCTTGTCTTCGTGAACGGTTCCACTGTCATCGGCCGAATGACTCTCTCCGGAATCGTTCGCGGACCCTTCCAGAGCGCGAGCATCGGTTACTGGGTCGACAAAGACCACACCGGACAGGGCCTCGCCTCTGCGGCCCTGCGAAACCTCGTTAAGCACTGCCATGAGGATCTCGGTCTGCACCGCATCGAAGCAGGCACGCTGCTGCACAACTTCGGATCCCAGAAGGTCTTGCGCAAAGTTGGATTCGAGCCCATCGGCATTGCCGAGAAGTACCTAAAAATTGCCGGCACATGGCAGGACCACTTGCTCTTCCAACGCATCCTGAGTCAGTAG
- a CDS encoding recombinase family protein, with product MNELVIGYARVSTNEQDLTAQQNALERLGVRPALIYTDHGLTGTNRARPGLREALAACRGGDTLVVAKLDRLARSLRDAKDIIDELTAKDVKLGIGGSVHDPNDPVGRLLFNVLAMVAEFESDLIRARTREGMQVAKAKGRLRGKPPKLSNAQQRHLMEIHDAGTHSTAEIAELFNVARSTIYRTIQRQLAPKR from the coding sequence ATGAATGAATTAGTGATTGGCTACGCACGCGTATCCACAAACGAACAAGACCTGACCGCTCAGCAGAACGCCCTTGAACGGCTCGGAGTCAGGCCAGCTCTGATCTACACAGATCACGGCCTGACCGGCACCAACCGTGCTCGCCCCGGCCTTCGAGAGGCTCTCGCCGCGTGCCGCGGCGGTGACACGCTAGTCGTTGCCAAGCTCGACCGGCTGGCGCGTTCCCTTCGAGACGCCAAAGACATCATCGACGAGCTCACCGCCAAGGATGTGAAACTCGGCATCGGAGGATCTGTTCACGATCCCAACGATCCTGTCGGGCGGCTCCTCTTCAATGTGCTCGCAATGGTTGCCGAGTTCGAGTCAGATCTCATCCGAGCCCGAACCCGTGAAGGCATGCAGGTAGCGAAAGCGAAAGGGCGACTGCGCGGAAAACCGCCCAAGCTCTCAAACGCACAGCAACGGCACCTGATGGAAATTCACGATGCTGGAACGCACTCCACCGCAGAAATCGCCGAACTCTTCAACGTCGCCCGCTCGACGATTTACCGAACCATCCAACGACAATTGGCACCAAAACGCTGA
- a CDS encoding GMC family oxidoreductase, producing the protein MNLSGMRVFDHADEVDVVVVGSGAGGAPLTASLASAGLRVVVLEAGPNFEPGEHTPDETEAVDIIWMDERLSGGETPTAFGPNNSGRGVGGSTLHWGAFTPRPDARDMSFLSETGQGIDWPISHSELMPYVARVEQYLGVSGPSDYPWDPDRHYALPPVARNASSEMMVRGCEALGIRATDAPAAVVSQDWQQDGFGLRQACVNCGACHQGCRNGAKVSMDTSYLSVAVSRGAEIRADSTVHTIETDESGAVTAVIYRRDGVDHRQRCAMLVLSAGGIETPRLLLHNALANSTGQVGRNFMAHGGVQVWGRFDQLMRSYRGYPSSIISEDMVRPPDAGFVGGYLMQSLGVMPLTFATTLIRGSSLWGSKLTAALERYPYMAGLGINAECLPSDSNRLTLSDEVDELGVPKAHVTFTAGENEKAIEAHAVTMMTNIVSAAGGRDILVLPRSAHTLGTCRLGETADVGVVDADGRSFDIPNLWICDTSVFPSSLTANPGLTMMALSLRTADAILSAAR; encoded by the coding sequence ATGAACCTGAGCGGCATGCGCGTGTTCGACCACGCCGACGAGGTCGATGTGGTCGTGGTCGGATCAGGCGCCGGCGGGGCCCCTCTCACCGCGTCCTTGGCCTCGGCCGGGCTGAGGGTCGTGGTGCTGGAAGCGGGCCCCAACTTCGAGCCCGGCGAGCACACGCCCGACGAGACCGAGGCGGTCGACATCATCTGGATGGATGAGCGGCTCAGCGGAGGCGAAACACCGACCGCCTTCGGGCCCAACAACAGCGGCCGCGGTGTCGGCGGTTCGACGTTGCATTGGGGGGCCTTTACGCCGCGTCCCGACGCGCGTGACATGTCGTTCCTAAGCGAGACGGGTCAGGGTATCGACTGGCCGATCTCCCACTCCGAGCTCATGCCGTATGTCGCCCGCGTTGAGCAGTACCTCGGTGTTTCCGGGCCGTCCGACTATCCCTGGGACCCTGATCGGCACTACGCCCTGCCGCCGGTTGCGCGCAACGCCTCGTCGGAGATGATGGTGCGTGGATGCGAGGCGCTTGGCATCCGCGCGACCGATGCGCCCGCCGCTGTCGTCAGCCAGGACTGGCAGCAGGACGGATTCGGACTGCGCCAGGCTTGCGTCAACTGCGGCGCCTGCCACCAAGGATGCCGCAACGGCGCGAAAGTGTCGATGGATACCAGTTACCTCTCGGTGGCGGTGTCGCGCGGGGCCGAGATCCGCGCTGATTCGACCGTGCACACCATCGAAACAGACGAATCCGGCGCCGTCACCGCCGTGATCTATCGACGAGATGGCGTCGACCATCGCCAACGGTGCGCGATGTTGGTGCTCAGCGCCGGCGGGATCGAGACTCCGCGGCTGCTGCTGCACAACGCACTCGCAAACAGCACCGGCCAGGTAGGCCGAAATTTCATGGCCCATGGTGGCGTGCAGGTCTGGGGACGATTCGACCAGCTGATGCGGTCGTATCGCGGCTATCCGTCATCGATCATCTCGGAAGACATGGTGCGCCCGCCTGACGCAGGCTTCGTGGGCGGCTACCTGATGCAGAGCCTCGGGGTGATGCCGTTGACCTTCGCGACGACGCTGATCCGGGGCAGCTCACTGTGGGGTTCGAAACTCACCGCGGCGCTCGAGCGGTACCCGTACATGGCCGGCCTGGGGATCAACGCGGAATGCCTGCCTTCCGACTCGAATCGGCTCACCCTGTCTGACGAGGTCGACGAGCTCGGCGTGCCCAAGGCGCACGTGACCTTCACCGCGGGCGAGAACGAGAAGGCGATCGAGGCTCACGCGGTCACGATGATGACCAACATCGTGTCGGCGGCGGGTGGCCGCGACATCTTGGTTCTGCCGCGATCTGCTCACACCCTCGGGACCTGCCGGCTGGGCGAGACGGCCGACGTCGGGGTGGTTGACGCCGACGGTCGGAGCTTCGATATCCCCAATCTCTGGATCTGCGACACCTCAGTGTTCCCGAGCTCGCTGACCGCGAACCCGGGCCTCACCATGATGGCACTTTCGCTCCGCACCGCGGATGCCATCCTCAGCGCAGCGCGGTAG
- a CDS encoding GNAT family N-acetyltransferase, producing MRRLSSLEDHFRITEIERAAGESFRNINMAIVADDQPISRQDFQRFVTDHGAFVWLVDGVIVAYLLLEQVDGAAHIEQVTVHPVHARRGIGTQLIVVADSWARERGLPAVTLTTFRDVSWNAPYYERLGFRVFLPRDWGSAMGARMETEAARGLEAWPRLAMIRPVSKLGTAEADVHE from the coding sequence GTGCGACGTCTTTCCAGTCTCGAGGACCACTTCCGGATCACCGAGATCGAGCGAGCCGCCGGAGAGTCGTTCCGCAACATCAACATGGCGATAGTCGCCGATGATCAACCGATCAGCAGGCAGGATTTCCAGCGCTTCGTCACGGACCATGGAGCGTTTGTGTGGCTCGTCGACGGTGTAATCGTCGCCTACTTGCTCCTGGAGCAGGTGGACGGAGCTGCCCATATTGAGCAGGTCACGGTCCACCCGGTGCATGCACGTCGGGGAATCGGAACGCAACTGATTGTCGTGGCTGACTCTTGGGCACGTGAACGCGGACTCCCCGCTGTGACGCTGACCACATTCCGAGACGTTTCGTGGAACGCGCCATACTATGAGCGCCTCGGCTTCCGTGTTTTCTTGCCACGTGACTGGGGCTCGGCTATGGGCGCTCGAATGGAGACAGAAGCGGCGCGAGGGCTGGAAGCCTGGCCGCGCCTGGCGATGATCCGACCCGTGAGCAAACTCGGAACAGCCGAAGCTGACGTTCACGAATAA
- a CDS encoding HPP family protein: protein MTEHPTGYGPLRKVQQRRGGGAAYAAVLAIVTLAITGVVGLLVEQPWLFPSLGPTVMLFFESPKQPSSRPLNTIVGHVVGIAAGVTCFTVFGLSGHRSAPVGGLTLRYVIAGAVAVGITTVVLCLLKLPHPPAGASTLIVALGILHTPVQLLSMVGAVLLITTAGWAFNRILIGKQR, encoded by the coding sequence GTGACCGAGCATCCCACCGGGTACGGCCCCCTGCGGAAGGTCCAGCAGCGCCGTGGGGGCGGAGCCGCCTACGCCGCAGTCCTGGCGATTGTGACCCTCGCGATCACCGGCGTCGTGGGTCTTCTCGTCGAGCAGCCTTGGCTGTTTCCGAGCCTCGGCCCGACTGTGATGCTGTTCTTCGAATCACCAAAACAGCCCTCCTCCCGGCCCCTCAACACAATCGTCGGACATGTCGTCGGCATTGCTGCCGGGGTGACCTGCTTCACCGTGTTCGGTCTATCCGGGCACCGGTCGGCACCCGTCGGCGGTCTCACCCTGCGCTACGTTATTGCCGGAGCGGTCGCCGTAGGGATCACAACCGTGGTGTTGTGTCTTCTGAAGCTGCCACACCCCCCGGCTGGCGCATCGACATTGATTGTGGCGCTTGGCATCCTGCACACCCCTGTCCAGCTGCTCTCCATGGTGGGCGCCGTGCTCCTGATCACGACAGCCGGCTGGGCGTTCAACCGTATCCTTATCGGAAAACAGCGGTAA
- the istA gene encoding IS21 family transposase encodes MSVQENIRSLDSQGIAGREIARRLGVSRDAVVKYTRQHDYSPKPPALVPRPAGSVLTGFEDTIELWLGEDQRRPRKQRHTAQRVFDRLVAEETYTGSYSPVQRFVRKWNAQHRHAGEGFTELVWPAGTAQVDFGQAEAIIAGVRQILHIFVVTFPFSNMRFVQAYRGETAECVCHGLRTVFDHIGAAPRHLVFDNATGIGRRVGTKVVETKLFGAFKMHYRSESRYCNPYSGHEKGNVENAVGFLRRNLMVPEPEAATLQGLNEVLLARCLALASTVHYRKGLPIGELFAQDVAASLVLPGVGFDPVRYENRTADKKGNLLIDGNTYAAGSSFHSRTLTVGLRHDVVEILDEHSTPVRSFPRAFGVQAETIFEPAALLPLLVTKPGAWGHSQLRALVPEPVRDWLDTATATNRRRLLSAVDAASGSAGFNAAIGAADMLIQRGDAPDTAALGMLARRLADGTTPAVENVDLSVYDIFTTDIFSAVNTATGEIA; translated from the coding sequence ATGTCCGTGCAAGAAAATATCAGATCACTCGACTCCCAAGGAATTGCGGGCCGTGAAATCGCCCGCCGGCTCGGAGTCAGCCGCGACGCGGTAGTGAAATACACCCGGCAACACGACTACTCACCGAAGCCACCAGCTCTCGTTCCCCGGCCCGCCGGGTCGGTGTTGACCGGGTTCGAAGACACGATTGAGCTGTGGTTAGGCGAGGACCAGCGCCGGCCGCGCAAGCAACGCCACACCGCCCAACGGGTCTTTGACCGCCTCGTCGCCGAGGAGACCTACACCGGCAGTTATTCCCCGGTGCAACGCTTCGTCAGGAAGTGGAATGCCCAGCACCGGCACGCCGGGGAAGGTTTCACAGAACTGGTCTGGCCGGCGGGGACCGCGCAGGTCGATTTCGGCCAGGCCGAGGCCATCATCGCCGGGGTCCGGCAAATCCTGCACATCTTCGTCGTCACGTTCCCGTTCTCGAACATGCGTTTCGTGCAGGCCTACCGGGGTGAAACGGCCGAGTGCGTCTGCCATGGCCTGCGCACCGTGTTCGACCACATTGGCGCTGCGCCTCGGCATCTGGTCTTTGATAACGCCACTGGCATCGGGCGGCGGGTCGGCACCAAGGTCGTCGAGACGAAGCTGTTCGGTGCATTCAAGATGCACTACCGGTCCGAATCTCGGTACTGCAATCCGTACTCCGGTCATGAGAAGGGGAACGTGGAAAACGCGGTCGGGTTCCTCCGCCGCAACCTGATGGTCCCCGAGCCCGAAGCGGCCACACTGCAGGGCCTCAACGAGGTGTTGCTGGCCAGGTGCCTCGCGTTGGCTTCGACCGTGCACTACCGCAAGGGCCTGCCCATCGGCGAGCTCTTCGCCCAGGACGTCGCGGCGTCTCTGGTGTTGCCCGGCGTCGGGTTTGACCCGGTGCGTTATGAAAACCGCACGGCCGATAAGAAGGGGAACCTACTCATTGACGGGAACACCTACGCGGCCGGGTCTTCCTTCCACAGCCGCACCCTCACCGTTGGGTTGCGGCACGATGTCGTCGAGATCCTCGACGAGCATTCCACGCCGGTGCGGTCTTTCCCGCGGGCCTTCGGAGTGCAGGCCGAGACCATCTTCGAACCCGCGGCCCTGCTGCCGTTGCTGGTGACTAAACCCGGCGCCTGGGGCCACTCTCAGCTGCGAGCCCTCGTCCCCGAGCCGGTGCGGGACTGGCTCGACACGGCCACGGCCACCAACCGGCGCCGGCTCCTGAGCGCCGTCGATGCTGCCTCAGGATCGGCTGGTTTCAACGCCGCGATTGGCGCTGCCGACATGCTCATCCAGCGCGGAGACGCCCCCGACACCGCCGCACTAGGCATGCTCGCCCGGCGCCTCGCCGACGGCACCACACCGGCAGTCGAGAACGTGGATTTGAGCGTCTATGACATCTTCACCACCGACATCTTCTCGGCCGTCAACACCGCGACGGGAGAAATCGCATGA
- a CDS encoding DUF6278 family protein, giving the protein MEPGAPASKEPLQRLPIGMNRKHAQFSTDEPPVVDRSIRNVGGYETLAAVMAVAGVRLSEDVEGLKAVERFIDRYAESIRGLDREIGLFYGHVLTHTIVGSHWVVIDEHHPEVRVGEGISVDVFAVAQRRLEFGFPSLVENLAHAEQLVAGGDSQPSI; this is encoded by the coding sequence ATGGAACCCGGAGCACCAGCATCGAAGGAACCGCTCCAGCGGCTTCCCATCGGGATGAATCGCAAACACGCTCAGTTCTCAACGGATGAGCCGCCTGTCGTTGACCGTTCGATCAGGAATGTCGGCGGCTACGAAACTCTGGCCGCTGTCATGGCTGTTGCCGGTGTGCGCCTTAGTGAAGACGTCGAAGGGTTGAAGGCCGTGGAGCGATTCATAGACAGGTACGCCGAGTCGATCCGAGGCCTCGACCGCGAAATTGGGCTGTTCTATGGCCACGTCCTGACACACACCATTGTCGGCTCCCACTGGGTTGTCATTGACGAGCATCATCCAGAGGTGCGAGTGGGAGAGGGCATCAGCGTGGACGTGTTCGCTGTCGCACAGCGCCGACTGGAGTTCGGTTTTCCAAGCTTGGTCGAGAATCTGGCACACGCTGAACAACTCGTCGCCGGAGGCGACTCACAGCCGAGCATCTAG